Within the Solwaraspora sp. WMMA2056 genome, the region TCTGGCCGTCGACCGGCGGGATCGGGCTGATCGACGAGGCCGACTGGGCGCGTACGGTCGAGTTGTCGCTGGCCACGAAGAACCAGGACGGCCAGACGGTGCTGACCGCCGAGCCGGAGGGGTTGGCCTACACCAACGACTACATCACCCAGGCGCTCGAAGCGGCGGAGGCGGACGGCGTCGACGTCACCGGTGCCGACTTCACCCCGCTGACCGTGACCCTCAACCCCGGCGGCGCCTGAGCACCTGCTCTCTGGGAGTCGACGAGAACGCAGGCGCACATCGATGCGGTGACCGGGCCGGTGGCAACTGCCATCGGCCCGGCCGTCGATCCCGTAGGCATCCCCCGTCGAGACAGGGTGGTGGCGCCACCGGGTTTCTGGACTACGCGACGTCCAAGCGGACGTTCCCGATTCGCGCAACTATGTCGAGGTGCCCGCCAAGGCCCGTGACGTAGGCTCTCAGTGACTCGAGGCTCGTGGCCTCACCGTTCTCGATCTGGCTGATGCGCGCTTGCGACAGGCCCGCAGCCTCGGCCAGCTGCACCTGGGTGAGGCCCAGCTGCTTCCGAATCTCGGCGAGCTGGGCACCGCTCACGGAAGCCAGCATCTGCTGACGCATCGCGGCGCGTTGGGCGACGCGGGCAGGGCTGTCCCATTCAGGGTCGGCCGCCCGAGCCTTGGCTTTGACGTCTCGCCAGTTCGTCGGACTCACTCGTCCTCCTTGAGTCGCTTCAGGTGCTCGTCGAACCTCGCATCGGCCAGCGGGATCGCCGTCTCGTACCAGTCCTGCCACCGGCCAGACTTATCGCCCGCAACGATAAACACAGCCTCCCGAAACGGATCGAAAGCGAAGATCATCCGGATCTCCGAACCGCCAGTCGATCCCGGTCGAAGCTCCTTCATGTTGTGGAACAGGCTGCCTTTGAGCCGGTCCACAAGGGGTCTACCCAGAGCCGGACCGTGCTCGGCCAACAGGTCTACGGCTTCCGCCACCCGGTCGGCGGTGACTGGGTCGGTTCGGCAGAGTTCGATGAACC harbors:
- a CDS encoding type II toxin-antitoxin system RelE/ParE family toxin produces the protein MWEVSLHPEVEAWFIELCRTDPVTADRVAEAVDLLAEHGPALGRPLVDRLKGSLFHNMKELRPGSTGGSEIRMIFAFDPFREAVFIVAGDKSGRWQDWYETAIPLADARFDEHLKRLKEDE
- a CDS encoding helix-turn-helix transcriptional regulator; protein product: MSPTNWRDVKAKARAADPEWDSPARVAQRAAMRQQMLASVSGAQLAEIRKQLGLTQVQLAEAAGLSQARISQIENGEATSLESLRAYVTGLGGHLDIVARIGNVRLDVA